In Marinobacter sp. LQ44, the following are encoded in one genomic region:
- a CDS encoding SLBB domain-containing protein: MNLKTLFLPLALLFPLATQAQSISQAQLDQFKQLPRAQQEALASQYGIDLNNITGSQRTTQRPEQVNVVEPVTTITDEERDRAREQSEQEDKQTTKNGGLKPYGYELFAGSPTTFAPVTEIPVPSDYTLGPGDVLRIQMWGNQNQNLELPISRDGTISFPDSGPVTVAGLSFDEARQQIRKRVSEQYIGVEASITLGELRSMRVFVLGEARNPGSYTVSSLSTITNALYVSGGVKQNGSLRNVQHKRNGKLVGTLDLYDLLLKGDSSADNRLQPGDVIFIPPVGKRAGIEGEVYRPALYELKGDNTLADLVRMAGGLTPQAYPQRINIERTNQDFLRIIAEADYTAQQGQNARVQAGDRVRIPSISDITGQYVEVKGAATRAGKFAWMPGMRVSSIIRNLDADLLPVADKQYAAVVRTNPKDDTISVLNLRLREAVRSPGGEHDLVLEERDRLFLFSDAGKVDLQQKPENERENGALATAEKGVSEQGPETFTRERLFAPVIQRLKAQARPGSPEQTVRISGPVRYPGEYPMPATRSLADAVFVAGGLKDSASLYQAEVARYTTDDDGIGQTNILNVNLADAMAGNADLSLQSRDTILIKSIPDFAKTRTITLAGEVRYPGEYTFRDGETLKDVLQRAGGVTSNAFPRGAVFTREKLRQLEAQRLREAEERLQGDLLGVQLQGDSFGGQNAERVQQVQDLLEEVQNSRPIGRMVIDLAAVLENENYQAIRLQDGDQLTIPTIPQSVSVFGEVQFPTSHLHQTGLTVDDYLERSGGPTRQADESRVYVVKADGSVTLPQRSRWFGGRSQQLEPGDTIIMPIDVDRLNQLELWTNVSQIVYQMALGAAAVGNL, encoded by the coding sequence GTGAACCTGAAAACCCTGTTTCTCCCTCTAGCGTTGCTATTCCCCCTGGCCACCCAAGCCCAATCCATCAGCCAGGCCCAGCTTGACCAGTTCAAGCAACTCCCAAGGGCCCAGCAGGAAGCCCTGGCCAGCCAATACGGCATAGACCTCAACAACATCACCGGCAGCCAACGCACCACCCAGCGCCCGGAACAGGTCAACGTAGTTGAGCCAGTCACCACCATCACTGATGAAGAACGTGATCGGGCTCGCGAGCAAAGCGAACAGGAAGACAAACAAACCACCAAAAACGGTGGCCTCAAGCCCTACGGCTACGAGCTCTTCGCTGGCAGCCCCACCACCTTTGCGCCGGTAACGGAAATCCCCGTACCCTCCGATTACACCCTGGGCCCGGGCGACGTGCTGCGCATACAAATGTGGGGCAACCAGAACCAGAACCTGGAACTGCCCATCAGCCGCGATGGCACCATCAGCTTCCCGGATTCCGGCCCGGTCACCGTGGCAGGCCTGAGCTTCGACGAAGCCCGCCAACAAATCCGCAAGCGGGTATCCGAACAGTACATCGGCGTAGAAGCCTCCATTACCCTGGGCGAACTGCGCAGCATGCGGGTGTTCGTTCTGGGTGAAGCCCGCAACCCCGGCTCCTACACCGTCAGCTCCCTGTCTACCATTACCAACGCCCTGTATGTCTCCGGCGGGGTAAAGCAGAACGGCTCCCTGCGTAACGTGCAACACAAACGCAACGGCAAACTCGTAGGCACCCTGGACCTGTACGACCTGCTCCTGAAAGGCGACAGCAGCGCAGACAACCGCCTGCAACCGGGCGATGTCATCTTCATCCCGCCCGTAGGCAAACGCGCCGGCATAGAAGGCGAGGTATACCGCCCGGCCCTGTACGAACTCAAAGGCGACAACACCCTGGCCGACCTGGTGCGCATGGCTGGCGGCCTCACCCCGCAGGCCTATCCCCAGCGCATTAACATCGAACGCACCAATCAGGACTTCCTGCGCATCATCGCAGAGGCAGACTACACCGCCCAGCAGGGCCAGAACGCCCGCGTGCAGGCCGGCGACCGTGTTCGCATACCGTCTATCTCAGACATCACCGGCCAATATGTGGAAGTGAAAGGCGCAGCCACCCGTGCTGGTAAATTCGCCTGGATGCCGGGTATGCGCGTGAGTTCCATAATCCGCAACCTGGATGCCGATCTGCTCCCGGTTGCAGACAAGCAATACGCCGCTGTGGTTCGTACCAACCCCAAAGACGACACCATTTCCGTGCTAAACCTCCGTCTCAGAGAAGCGGTGCGAAGCCCAGGCGGCGAGCACGACCTGGTACTGGAAGAGCGAGACCGCCTGTTCCTGTTTTCAGATGCAGGCAAAGTAGATCTGCAGCAGAAACCAGAAAATGAGCGCGAGAACGGGGCTTTAGCTACCGCTGAGAAAGGCGTGTCAGAACAGGGCCCGGAGACCTTCACCCGGGAACGCCTGTTCGCACCGGTTATCCAGCGCCTGAAAGCCCAGGCCCGGCCCGGCAGCCCCGAACAAACCGTCCGCATCAGCGGCCCCGTGCGCTACCCCGGCGAATACCCCATGCCCGCCACCCGCAGCCTGGCGGATGCCGTATTTGTGGCCGGCGGCCTGAAAGACTCCGCCTCTCTATATCAAGCCGAAGTGGCCCGTTACACCACCGATGACGATGGCATCGGCCAGACCAATATTCTCAACGTGAACCTGGCAGACGCCATGGCTGGCAACGCAGACCTCAGCCTGCAAAGCCGCGACACCATCCTGATCAAATCCATCCCAGACTTCGCCAAAACCCGCACCATCACCCTGGCTGGTGAAGTGCGCTACCCCGGCGAATACACCTTCCGCGATGGCGAAACCCTGAAAGACGTGCTGCAAAGGGCAGGGGGCGTAACTAGCAACGCCTTCCCCCGCGGCGCCGTATTCACCCGTGAAAAACTCCGCCAACTGGAAGCCCAGCGCCTGCGCGAAGCCGAAGAACGCCTGCAAGGTGACTTGCTTGGCGTACAGCTGCAAGGCGACAGCTTCGGCGGCCAGAATGCGGAGCGGGTACAGCAAGTACAAGACCTTCTGGAAGAAGTACAAAACAGCCGCCCAATCGGCCGAATGGTCATAGACCTGGCTGCAGTCCTGGAAAACGAAAACTACCAGGCCATTCGCCTGCAAGATGGTGACCAGCTAACCATACCCACCATCCCGCAGTCCGTCTCCGTATTCGGCGAAGTACAATTCCCCACCAGCCACCTGCACCAGACAGGCCTGACCGTGGATGACTATTTAGAACGCTCCGGGGGCCCAACCCGCCAGGCAGACGAAAGCCGAGTCTACGTAGTAAAAGCCGACGGCTCCGTAACGCTCCCCCAACGCAGCCGCTGGTTCGGCGGAAGAAGCCAACAACTCGAACCCGGCGACACCATCATCATGCCGATCGACGTAGACCGCCTGAACCAACTCGAACTCTGGACCAACGTAAGCCAGATCGTCTACCAAATGGCCCTGGGCGCCGCCGCAGTAGGCAACCTGTAA
- the neuC gene encoding UDP-N-acetylglucosamine 2-epimerase has translation MTRKICVVTGTRAEFGLLRWLMGEIQSHPQLELQVIATGMHLSPEFGSTYREIEEAGFAIDARVEMLLSSDTNTAVTKSMGLGVIGFADAYERLAPDIVVVLGDRFEIFAATSAAMISGLPVAHLHGGETTEGAFDEAIRHSITKMSHLHFVGAEEYRQRVIQLGEHPDRVFNFGGMGIDAIIRIKLLSRDELERSLELSLGEKSLLVTFHPVTLEGGASSAAQMGELLAALDGLDDTTLIFTMPNADTGGRELSAMVREFAQGHPNAKVYTSLGQLRYFSCLAQIDGVVGNSSSGLAEAPSFKIGTVNIGDRQKGRLKATSVIDCEPNREAIQAALKTLYSAEFQASLAAVSNPYGNGGASEAIVKVLAEYPLENIRKKQFYNLSANDFS, from the coding sequence ATGACTCGTAAGATTTGTGTGGTTACTGGTACCAGAGCCGAGTTCGGGTTGTTGCGCTGGCTGATGGGCGAGATCCAAAGCCACCCGCAGCTGGAGCTCCAGGTGATTGCGACAGGCATGCATTTGTCCCCTGAGTTTGGTTCGACCTACCGTGAAATCGAAGAAGCGGGCTTTGCGATCGATGCTCGAGTGGAAATGCTTCTGAGTTCGGACACCAACACGGCGGTGACCAAATCCATGGGCTTGGGTGTGATTGGTTTTGCTGATGCCTACGAGCGCCTGGCGCCGGATATCGTAGTGGTGCTGGGGGACCGTTTCGAGATCTTCGCCGCGACGTCTGCTGCGATGATTTCGGGCTTGCCTGTTGCACATTTGCACGGGGGAGAGACAACAGAAGGGGCGTTTGATGAAGCCATTCGCCATTCCATCACCAAAATGTCTCACCTGCACTTTGTAGGAGCAGAGGAATATCGCCAACGCGTGATTCAGCTTGGAGAGCACCCGGACAGGGTGTTCAACTTTGGCGGCATGGGGATTGATGCCATCATACGCATCAAGCTGCTTAGCCGGGATGAGCTGGAGCGTTCGTTAGAACTGAGTCTTGGTGAAAAAAGCCTGCTGGTGACATTCCATCCGGTGACCCTGGAAGGCGGGGCCAGCTCGGCCGCCCAGATGGGTGAACTGCTGGCCGCCTTGGATGGCCTCGACGATACCACACTGATCTTTACCATGCCGAACGCCGACACCGGAGGCCGGGAGCTTAGTGCCATGGTTCGGGAGTTCGCCCAAGGGCACCCCAATGCGAAGGTGTATACGTCGCTTGGCCAGCTCCGTTACTTCTCCTGCCTGGCGCAGATAGATGGCGTGGTCGGTAACTCCTCCAGTGGCTTAGCAGAGGCGCCATCCTTCAAAATTGGCACCGTGAATATTGGCGATCGCCAGAAAGGCCGGCTGAAAGCGACCAGCGTGATCGATTGCGAGCCGAACCGCGAGGCTATTCAGGCAGCGCTGAAAACTCTCTACTCGGCCGAATTCCAGGCCAGCCTTGCTGCTGTTTCCAATCCCTACGGAAACGGCGGTGCCAGCGAAGCGATCGTCAAAGTACTTGCGGAATACCCACTGGAAAATATTCGCAAGAAGCAGTTTTACAATCTGTCAGCTAATGACTTTTCCTGA
- a CDS encoding UDP-N-acetylglucosamine 4,6-dehydratase, whose protein sequence is MASVLSLIGRDRELFIKDVEAQEAQLGEIIRSSRFLVLGGAGSIGQAVTKEIFKRNPAKLHVVDISENNLVELVRDIRSSFGYIPGDFRTFALDIGSIEYDAFFKADGGYDYILNLSALKHVRSEKDPYTLMRMVDVNVFNTDKTLQQAIDAGARKYFCVSTDKAANPVNMMGASKRIMEMFLMRRSLQMDISTARFANVAFSDGSLLHGFNQRLEKRQPIVAPNDVRRYFVTPKESGELCLMSCIFGDNRDIFFPKLSEELHLISFADIAVKYLAEKGLEPVLCSDEDEARELAKTLPEQGKWPCLFTSSDTTGEKDFEEFFTDNETLDMERFENLGIIKNEADFDEQMLAEFEGRIAEMKREMAWSKQDLVDLFHGMIPDFGHKETGKYLDSKM, encoded by the coding sequence ATGGCGTCAGTTCTAAGTCTGATCGGAAGGGATAGGGAACTCTTCATAAAAGACGTTGAGGCCCAAGAGGCTCAACTAGGTGAAATCATCCGATCCTCGCGTTTTCTGGTCCTTGGCGGGGCGGGATCAATCGGTCAGGCAGTAACCAAAGAAATATTCAAGCGTAATCCAGCCAAGCTACACGTAGTGGACATCAGCGAAAACAACCTGGTGGAATTGGTGCGTGATATCCGCAGTAGCTTCGGATACATCCCCGGAGATTTCCGCACTTTTGCACTGGACATTGGTTCGATTGAATACGATGCCTTCTTTAAAGCAGATGGCGGCTACGATTACATTCTGAACCTCTCTGCCCTCAAACATGTGCGCAGTGAAAAAGACCCGTACACACTCATGCGTATGGTGGATGTGAATGTCTTCAACACCGACAAAACGCTACAACAGGCGATTGACGCTGGCGCCAGGAAATACTTCTGTGTGTCCACCGATAAGGCGGCAAACCCGGTCAATATGATGGGCGCCTCCAAGCGCATCATGGAAATGTTCCTGATGCGAAGAAGCCTGCAGATGGACATTTCCACCGCACGCTTTGCCAACGTGGCTTTCTCTGATGGTTCCCTGCTGCATGGTTTTAACCAGCGCCTGGAAAAACGCCAGCCGATTGTGGCCCCGAATGATGTTCGCCGTTACTTCGTCACCCCAAAAGAGTCTGGCGAGCTGTGCCTGATGTCCTGTATTTTTGGTGACAATCGGGACATCTTCTTCCCGAAACTCAGTGAAGAACTTCACCTGATCTCGTTTGCTGACATTGCTGTGAAATACCTGGCGGAGAAGGGCTTAGAGCCGGTGCTGTGCAGTGATGAAGACGAAGCTCGGGAGCTGGCGAAAACACTCCCGGAACAAGGCAAGTGGCCATGCCTGTTCACCTCTAGTGACACCACTGGCGAAAAAGATTTTGAAGAATTCTTCACTGATAACGAAACGCTGGATATGGAGCGCTTTGAGAACCTGGGCATCATCAAAAATGAAGCCGACTTCGACGAGCAAATGCTGGCCGAGTTTGAAGGGCGGATTGCGGAAATGAAGCGGGAGATGGCCTGGAGCAAGCAGGACCTCGTGGACCTGTTCCATGGCATGATTCCAGATTTCGGCCATAAAGAAACCGGCAAATATCTCGACAGCAAAATGTGA
- a CDS encoding Wzz/FepE/Etk N-terminal domain-containing protein, which yields MAEQTTTHYPDDEIDLRELFATLWRGKWLIIACTIISAAIGVAYALYKPNIYQASVLLAPAQDDSKASGLPGQLGGLASLAGINIGGGSSNKTVIAKETLQSRAFLTDFIHRHNLSVPLMASKSWSMSAREWVIDPSIYNQQTGEWQQDKAGKSLKPTNWDMVKRFRELLSVRDNKDTGLVTVTIASESPVAAKQWLELLIKDINEHMRQQDVREAEASIAYLEGKLRETNISGMQQVFYQLIENETRTVMLANAQREYVFKTVDPAVIPQEKSEPKRALIVILAVMLGGMLGVLGVFGGAFVQNSRKPNKA from the coding sequence GTGGCCGAACAAACCACAACACATTACCCAGACGACGAAATAGACCTAAGAGAACTCTTCGCCACCCTATGGCGAGGCAAATGGCTAATCATCGCCTGTACCATCATCTCCGCCGCAATCGGTGTGGCCTACGCTCTATACAAACCCAACATCTACCAAGCCAGCGTTCTCCTGGCTCCTGCCCAAGACGACAGCAAAGCCAGCGGCCTACCGGGCCAACTCGGCGGCCTGGCCAGCCTCGCCGGCATTAACATAGGCGGCGGAAGCTCCAACAAAACCGTTATCGCAAAAGAGACCCTGCAATCCCGGGCCTTCCTTACTGACTTCATCCATCGCCATAACCTGAGTGTGCCGTTAATGGCATCGAAAAGCTGGAGCATGAGCGCGCGGGAATGGGTGATAGACCCATCAATCTACAACCAACAAACCGGCGAGTGGCAACAAGACAAAGCCGGTAAATCCCTTAAACCAACAAACTGGGATATGGTAAAGCGCTTCCGGGAGCTGCTGAGCGTGAGAGATAACAAAGACACCGGTTTGGTGACGGTTACCATCGCCAGTGAGTCCCCCGTCGCGGCGAAACAGTGGCTGGAGTTATTGATCAAAGACATCAATGAACATATGCGCCAGCAGGATGTACGTGAGGCAGAGGCCAGCATTGCCTATCTGGAGGGTAAGCTCCGTGAAACCAACATTTCCGGCATGCAGCAGGTGTTCTATCAACTGATCGAAAACGAGACCCGAACCGTGATGCTGGCTAATGCCCAGCGCGAATACGTGTTTAAAACAGTGGACCCCGCCGTCATTCCCCAGGAAAAAAGCGAACCGAAACGGGCGCTGATCGTCATACTTGCTGTTATGTTAGGTGGAATGCTGGGTGTACTAGGTGTTTTTGGAGGAGCGTTTGTCCAGAACAGCCGGAAGCCTAACAAGGCGTAA
- a CDS encoding LegC family aminotransferase, translating to MSDQLIRFVRDYFGTNEFIPLHAPVFPGREKEYVADTIESTFVSSVGAYVDRFEQDMASYTGSPKAVATVNGTAALHIALKLAGVEAGDLVITQPLTFVATCNAIAYCNAEPVFIDVDRDTLGLSATAMEAWLDEHAILDSEGVCRTRADHKVIRACVPMHTFGHPADLDGLMSVTRRWNIALVEDAAESLGSYYKGKHTGTFGALGTLSFNGNKIMTTGGGGMILAGEALATRAKHLTTTAKKPHPFEYIHDELGYNYRLPNLNAALGCAQLEQLETFIEAKRALAAAYEGFFAGTGLEFVTEPSDCRSNYWLNAVICEDKLHRDELLETTNQQGVMTRPIWALMNHLTMYKGCCRGHLPNAEWLEARVVNLPSSVVS from the coding sequence TTGAGCGACCAACTGATTCGGTTTGTCAGAGACTATTTCGGAACCAATGAATTTATTCCGCTCCATGCGCCGGTATTTCCTGGCCGTGAAAAGGAATATGTGGCCGACACCATCGAGTCTACCTTTGTATCCAGCGTAGGCGCTTATGTGGACCGGTTTGAGCAGGATATGGCCAGCTACACCGGTTCGCCCAAGGCGGTTGCCACAGTCAACGGAACGGCCGCCCTGCACATTGCGTTGAAGCTTGCGGGCGTAGAGGCGGGTGATCTGGTCATAACCCAACCACTTACCTTTGTGGCTACCTGCAATGCCATCGCCTACTGCAACGCCGAACCGGTGTTTATCGATGTAGACCGGGACACCTTAGGGTTGTCTGCAACAGCGATGGAAGCCTGGCTGGACGAGCATGCCATACTGGACTCAGAAGGCGTGTGCCGCACCCGCGCAGATCACAAAGTGATTCGGGCTTGCGTGCCCATGCATACTTTCGGACATCCTGCGGACCTGGACGGGCTGATGTCTGTCACTCGCCGCTGGAATATCGCGCTGGTAGAAGACGCCGCCGAATCGCTGGGGAGCTATTACAAGGGCAAACACACCGGCACCTTCGGCGCGCTGGGTACACTCAGCTTCAATGGCAATAAAATCATGACCACCGGTGGCGGGGGCATGATCCTGGCCGGTGAAGCGTTGGCCACTCGCGCCAAGCACCTGACCACCACCGCCAAGAAGCCACATCCGTTTGAGTACATTCACGACGAACTGGGCTACAACTACCGGTTACCCAACCTGAACGCTGCACTGGGCTGTGCTCAGCTGGAGCAGTTGGAAACCTTCATCGAGGCAAAGCGGGCATTAGCTGCCGCCTATGAAGGGTTCTTCGCAGGCACCGGCCTGGAGTTCGTGACGGAGCCTTCAGACTGCCGCTCGAACTATTGGTTAAACGCCGTTATCTGTGAGGACAAACTCCACAGAGATGAGCTGCTTGAAACCACCAATCAGCAAGGCGTGATGACGCGGCCCATCTGGGCGTTGATGAACCATCTGACTATGTACAAAGGCTGTTGTCGTGGCCATCTGCCCAATGCGGAGTGGCTGGAAGCCCGGGTGGTGAATTTGCCTAGCAGTGTTGTGAGCTAA
- a CDS encoding Wzz/FepE/Etk N-terminal domain-containing protein, giving the protein MSATQNQRYDDEISLIDLAATFVKRRRIFYAVFLACILAGIAYAFVTEDTYQYTSLIQIAEKGSEKFLEPPATTIATLESRWLPEQEVLYQSENGEKLPFSTSFANPENTGLIRLISESPYKYAEGVKTVHQYLIEQVQQRHNALLEREKRSLESRMRSIDQSIDVLKSGQDSGQVLAEAFDRKTRLESDLEALKAAETLVLARQGTEKTGPARKLIVVLAALLGLMGGVFVAFIAEFISAVRSAMNEESE; this is encoded by the coding sequence ATGAGCGCCACGCAAAACCAACGGTACGACGATGAGATCAGCCTGATTGACCTTGCTGCCACTTTCGTTAAACGCCGTCGAATCTTCTATGCGGTCTTCCTCGCATGCATCTTGGCAGGCATTGCTTACGCCTTTGTGACAGAAGACACGTATCAATACACCAGCCTGATTCAGATCGCGGAGAAAGGGTCAGAAAAATTCCTGGAACCACCGGCAACCACCATTGCGACCTTGGAGAGCCGCTGGCTGCCAGAACAGGAAGTCCTTTACCAATCAGAGAACGGCGAGAAACTGCCATTCTCTACAAGCTTTGCGAACCCTGAAAACACTGGGTTGATCAGGTTAATCTCTGAATCACCGTACAAATACGCTGAGGGCGTGAAAACGGTTCACCAATATCTTATTGAGCAGGTTCAGCAGCGGCACAACGCACTTCTCGAGCGTGAGAAGAGAAGCCTGGAAAGCCGTATGCGGTCAATCGATCAATCAATCGATGTGCTTAAAAGTGGCCAGGATTCCGGCCAGGTGCTGGCTGAGGCGTTTGACAGAAAAACCAGGCTTGAAAGTGACCTGGAGGCTTTGAAGGCAGCCGAAACATTGGTTCTTGCAAGGCAGGGCACTGAGAAAACCGGGCCGGCGAGAAAACTGATTGTAGTACTTGCTGCGCTTTTGGGGCTAATGGGTGGCGTTTTCGTGGCCTTCATTGCTGAATTTATAAGTGCGGTTAGGTCAGCAATGAACGAAGAGTCAGAATAG
- a CDS encoding cytidylyltransferase domain-containing protein, with amino-acid sequence MTEPSERLIVIPARGGSKRLPRKNVLPLAGKPLICWTIEAALETGLTARIMVTSDDEEILSIARRYADRGLIAHKRPAELATDHATTADVLKEALDADQQAGYSAKTLILLQPTSPLRSAEDIRAAVETYEHSGSGDTVVSVCEVDHPTAWIGTISDSGHLKGVDLTGKRSQDYRKEYRLNGAVYVTAEKTLRETGRLFTDSVRAWVMPKARSIDIDEAVDFRICEHLIKTMAIKA; translated from the coding sequence ATGACTGAGCCCAGCGAGAGACTCATCGTTATTCCCGCGCGGGGCGGTAGCAAGCGATTACCGCGCAAGAATGTTCTGCCGCTCGCGGGAAAGCCGCTGATTTGTTGGACGATTGAGGCGGCGCTAGAAACTGGGTTGACCGCTCGCATAATGGTGACCAGCGATGATGAGGAAATATTGTCCATTGCCAGGCGCTATGCTGACAGGGGCCTGATCGCCCATAAACGTCCCGCCGAGCTGGCAACCGACCACGCCACGACCGCCGATGTGCTAAAAGAGGCGCTTGATGCTGACCAGCAAGCCGGGTATTCCGCAAAAACACTGATTCTACTCCAGCCCACATCCCCACTCAGGTCGGCTGAAGACATTCGAGCTGCGGTAGAGACCTATGAGCACAGTGGGAGTGGTGACACAGTAGTAAGTGTGTGCGAGGTGGACCACCCAACAGCCTGGATTGGCACGATCAGCGATAGTGGTCATTTGAAAGGCGTGGATTTGACCGGTAAACGTTCGCAGGATTACCGAAAAGAATATCGTTTGAATGGTGCAGTTTACGTCACCGCTGAAAAGACCCTGCGAGAAACAGGGCGTCTATTCACGGATAGTGTCAGGGCTTGGGTAATGCCGAAGGCACGGTCAATAGATATCGATGAG
- a CDS encoding nucleotidyltransferase family protein, giving the protein MKPWRKALVNSDATLEQAIEVLDKAALRIALVVDASDTLLGTLTDGDVRRALLKHLPLETPVNQVMNAQPKTADQSWTESRILAVMEQHELLQLPLVDAEKRVVGLANLHDILNKHRHDNPVFLMAGGFGTRLRPLTNNCPKPMLKVGDKPILEQILLNFVEAGFHRFYISTHYMPEVIRDYFGNGEKWGISIQYVHEEEPLGTGGALGLLPHDEIDQPLFMMNGDLLTSLNLHSFLEFHQTHNGVATMCVREYEHQVPYGVITSEGTQIKSMVEKPVHRFFVNAGIYLLDPALVKSVEPGTRIDMPTLLEQQIDGGNAVNMFPIHEYWLDIGRMDDFHKAQAEVKGLLND; this is encoded by the coding sequence ATGAAGCCCTGGCGTAAAGCCCTCGTAAACAGCGACGCTACCTTGGAACAGGCCATTGAAGTTCTGGACAAGGCCGCACTTCGGATCGCCCTGGTGGTCGATGCCAGCGACACGTTGCTGGGTACCCTGACCGACGGTGACGTGCGCAGAGCGCTCCTGAAACACTTACCGCTGGAAACGCCGGTTAACCAGGTGATGAACGCCCAGCCCAAGACAGCGGATCAGTCCTGGACGGAAAGCCGCATTCTGGCGGTGATGGAGCAGCACGAATTACTGCAGCTCCCCTTGGTTGATGCTGAAAAGCGCGTTGTAGGGCTGGCTAACCTGCACGACATTCTGAACAAACACCGCCACGATAACCCGGTCTTCCTGATGGCGGGTGGTTTCGGTACCCGCCTGCGGCCACTTACCAACAATTGCCCCAAGCCCATGCTCAAAGTGGGTGACAAGCCAATCCTTGAACAGATTCTGCTGAACTTTGTGGAGGCCGGTTTTCATCGTTTCTACATCTCGACCCACTATATGCCGGAAGTGATCCGCGATTACTTCGGTAACGGCGAGAAATGGGGCATTAGTATTCAGTATGTGCACGAGGAAGAACCTCTCGGCACCGGCGGCGCTCTGGGCTTGCTGCCTCACGACGAGATTGATCAACCGTTGTTCATGATGAACGGCGACCTGCTGACCTCCCTGAACCTCCACAGCTTTCTGGAGTTCCATCAAACCCACAATGGCGTAGCCACCATGTGTGTGCGGGAGTATGAGCATCAAGTGCCTTACGGCGTAATCACCAGCGAAGGCACCCAGATTAAATCCATGGTCGAAAAGCCGGTGCATCGGTTCTTTGTCAACGCAGGCATTTATTTGCTGGACCCTGCACTGGTGAAAAGTGTGGAACCTGGTACCCGGATAGACATGCCAACGTTGTTGGAACAGCAGATTGACGGCGGTAACGCCGTGAATATGTTTCCGATTCATGAGTATTGGCTGGACATAGGGCGGATGGATGATTTCCACAAGGCCCAAGCTGAGGTGAAGGGTTTGCTGAATGACTGA
- the neuB gene encoding N-acetylneuraminate synthase encodes MNTLIIAEAGVNHNGDMALAKELIAAAAAAGADLVKFQTFIAANIISRNAPKAEYQKGTTDPQESQQEMVRKLELTRENHLELIAECEKQGIGFFSTAFDKDSIDLLEELGGADVVKVPSGELTNLPYLRYLTRHGKHVLLSTGMANLGEIEAAINVVEQVGTPRDKITVLHCTTEYPTPMEDVNLRAMINIGKAFGVSVGYSDHTPGIEVPIAAVALGATVIEKHFTLDRSLPGPDHRASLEPDELKAMVQGIRNIEKALGDGIKRPSPSELKNKPIARKSLVAARPIKAGEAFTEDNLIAKRPGTGISPMQWDDVIGRTAPRDFSEDELIEL; translated from the coding sequence ATGAATACGCTCATTATTGCTGAAGCCGGCGTTAACCATAACGGTGATATGGCGCTGGCCAAAGAACTGATTGCGGCCGCCGCCGCGGCCGGGGCAGACTTGGTAAAGTTTCAGACGTTCATAGCTGCAAATATTATCTCCCGAAACGCGCCCAAGGCCGAGTATCAGAAAGGCACCACAGACCCTCAGGAGTCTCAGCAGGAAATGGTTCGCAAGCTCGAGCTAACTCGGGAGAACCATCTGGAGCTGATCGCTGAATGCGAAAAGCAGGGAATCGGTTTTTTCTCCACCGCCTTTGATAAAGACAGCATCGATTTGCTTGAAGAGTTGGGGGGTGCTGATGTCGTTAAAGTACCTTCCGGCGAATTAACCAACCTCCCATATCTGCGCTACCTGACCCGCCACGGAAAGCACGTGCTGCTATCAACCGGCATGGCAAATCTGGGGGAGATCGAAGCCGCGATTAATGTGGTGGAACAGGTGGGAACCCCCAGAGATAAAATCACCGTTCTGCATTGCACCACTGAATACCCTACACCCATGGAAGATGTGAATCTTCGCGCTATGATCAATATCGGCAAGGCGTTCGGTGTATCCGTGGGTTACTCAGACCATACGCCGGGCATTGAAGTGCCGATCGCTGCGGTTGCTCTGGGTGCGACCGTGATCGAAAAACACTTCACTTTGGATCGCAGCCTGCCGGGGCCAGACCACCGGGCCAGCCTGGAACCGGATGAGTTGAAAGCCATGGTGCAGGGCATCCGTAATATTGAAAAGGCGCTGGGGGATGGCATCAAACGACCCAGCCCCAGCGAACTCAAGAACAAGCCTATTGCCCGCAAGTCGCTGGTGGCCGCTCGTCCCATCAAGGCAGGGGAGGCGTTCACTGAAGATAACCTGATAGCCAAGCGCCCGGGCACGGGCATTTCGCCCATGCAGTGGGATGACGTGATCGGCCGCACGGCGCCCCGTGATTTCAGTGAAGACGAGTTGATCGAACTATGA